A genomic stretch from Candidatus Fusobacterium pullicola includes:
- a CDS encoding suppressor of fused domain protein: MRENNEFEIIDTAGFDAIENRFKKLYPKQDELHFHTQLSSRLGGDDPLDGISIFRGDGYYHFVTFGFSELYEKESDDMEYSGYGFELTFKLKMTEEQKKRKKKDLDAKDKELKNICSIFQELARYVFETGEIFQANEYIWTGQKEGIDANKKSKITGFITTMDIAGEISTPNGKVQFIELVGATDKELKSIDSGKLKVEELLKKLKTDVTDYNRKEIV, from the coding sequence ATAATAGATACAGCTGGATTTGATGCTATAGAGAATAGATTTAAGAAACTTTATCCAAAACAAGATGAACTTCATTTCCATACACAACTTTCATCTAGATTGGGTGGAGATGATCCATTAGATGGAATAAGTATCTTTAGAGGTGATGGATATTATCACTTTGTTACTTTTGGATTTAGTGAACTTTATGAAAAAGAAAGTGATGATATGGAGTATAGTGGTTATGGCTTTGAACTTACTTTTAAATTAAAGATGACTGAAGAGCAAAAAAAGAGAAAGAAAAAGGATTTAGATGCAAAGGATAAAGAGTTAAAAAATATCTGTTCTATTTTTCAAGAATTAGCAAGATATGTATTTGAAACAGGAGAGATATTCCAAGCAAATGAGTATATTTGGACTGGGCAGAAAGAGGGAATAGATGCCAATAAAAAATCTAAGATAACAGGTTTTATAACTACTATGGATATAGCTGGAGAGATATCTACACCAAATGGAAAGGTTCAATTTATAGAGCTAGTAGGAGCTACTGATAAAGAGTTAAAAAGTATTGATAGTGGTAAATTAAAAGTAGAAGAACTATTGAAAAAATTAAAAACTGATGTTACAGATTACAACAGAAAAGAGATAGTATAG
- a CDS encoding radical SAM protein yields the protein MDLLNRSFSHIYIEREAKKYLESKQIIEKFPKAQIVEIEDYKEVFSRNNQNFSLQKKTPKLILAVKKENYLYEGAKVCESFGNENFYYSSSILNCIYDCEYCYLQGVYSSGNIVIFVNLEDMFREIEEILKSKSMYICISYDTDLMALEEITGFVKRWYEFVDKYKNLKIELRTKSASIKVFQNLKPNPNFIIAWTISPKEFAQKHERGAVSFDMRIKVAKSLIESGWNIRVCFDPMIKIENFNQIYGEMVRDTFKEIDSSKVLDVSIGTFRISKEYMKRMKNNRKNSIILNYPFQCQEGVYTYSAEENEKMLNFMKNLILEYVEEKKIFI from the coding sequence ATGGATTTATTAAATAGAAGTTTCTCTCATATATATATTGAAAGGGAAGCAAAAAAGTATCTTGAGAGTAAGCAGATAATAGAAAAATTTCCAAAGGCTCAAATAGTTGAAATTGAAGATTATAAAGAAGTTTTTTCTAGAAATAATCAAAATTTTTCATTACAGAAAAAGACACCTAAATTGATATTGGCAGTAAAGAAAGAGAATTATCTCTATGAAGGAGCAAAGGTGTGTGAAAGTTTTGGAAATGAAAATTTTTATTACTCTTCATCTATTTTAAACTGTATCTACGATTGTGAATACTGCTATCTTCAGGGGGTATATTCATCTGGAAACATAGTTATATTTGTAAATCTTGAGGATATGTTCCGAGAAATAGAAGAGATATTAAAGAGTAAATCTATGTATATATGTATCTCCTATGATACAGATTTGATGGCTCTTGAAGAGATAACAGGGTTTGTGAAAAGATGGTATGAGTTTGTAGATAAATATAAAAATTTGAAGATAGAGCTTCGTACAAAAAGTGCCAGTATAAAGGTATTTCAGAACTTGAAACCAAATCCTAATTTTATAATAGCTTGGACTATATCTCCTAAAGAGTTTGCTCAAAAACATGAAAGAGGAGCTGTATCTTTTGATATGAGAATAAAGGTAGCTAAGAGTTTAATAGAGAGTGGTTGGAATATAAGGGTATGCTTTGACCCTATGATAAAAATAGAAAATTTTAATCAAATATATGGAGAGATGGTAAGAGATACATTCAAAGAGATTGATAGTTCAAAGGTGTTAGATGTAAGTATTGGAACTTTTAGAATATCTAAAGAGTATATGAAAAGAATGAAAAATAATAGAAAGAACTCGATTATTTTAAATTATCCATTCCAATGTCAAGAGGGAGTGTATACTTACTCGGCAGAGGAAAATGAAAAAATGCTAAATTTTATGAAAAACTTGATATTGGAGTATGTAGAGGAGAAAAAAATATTTATATAG
- a CDS encoding SDR family NAD(P)-dependent oxidoreductase, whose protein sequence is MKRVLITGATSGIGLAISKKLLSMGHVVYGVGRDFSKVDIENNNFYTIVCDLIKYQNIEEMVKKLKKEVEIDILINCAGIGYFGPHEEINPTKLHKMIALNLEAPLILTQLLLRDLKKREGVIINISSITATKSSTYGCAYSATKAGLVHFSKGLFDEVRKTGVQVISILPDITKTPFYDELNFREGEEEESYILPECVADAVENILSQRRGTVITEVIIQPQKHIIRRK, encoded by the coding sequence ATGAAAAGAGTATTGATAACAGGGGCTACCTCAGGGATAGGATTGGCTATATCAAAAAAGTTACTATCAATGGGACATGTTGTTTATGGAGTGGGAAGAGATTTCAGTAAAGTTGATATAGAGAACAATAATTTTTATACAATAGTATGTGATCTTATAAAGTATCAGAATATAGAAGAGATGGTAAAAAAATTAAAAAAAGAAGTTGAGATAGATATACTAATTAATTGTGCTGGGATTGGTTATTTTGGACCTCATGAAGAGATTAATCCAACAAAGCTCCATAAAATGATAGCTCTTAATTTAGAAGCTCCTTTAATATTAACTCAACTTTTATTGAGAGATTTGAAAAAAAGAGAGGGAGTTATTATAAACATATCTTCTATTACAGCTACTAAATCTAGTACATATGGATGTGCATATTCAGCTACTAAGGCTGGACTAGTTCATTTTTCAAAGGGATTATTTGATGAGGTAAGAAAAACAGGAGTTCAGGTCATATCAATCTTACCAGATATAACTAAAACCCCTTTTTATGATGAGTTAAACTTTAGAGAGGGAGAAGAGGAAGAAAGCTATATTCTACCAGAGTGTGTAGCTGATGCTGTAGAAAATATCCTTTCTCAAAGAAGAGGAACAGTAATTACTGAGGTAATTATTCAACCTCAAAAACATATTATAAGAAGAAAATAA